A single genomic interval of Mangifera indica cultivar Alphonso chromosome 5, CATAS_Mindica_2.1, whole genome shotgun sequence harbors:
- the LOC123215675 gene encoding scarecrow-like protein 3 encodes MAGMVQDEGSSSLTSSPLQFFSWMSLSPGFGSPYPWFRELKSEERGLCLIQLLVACANHVAAGNVDNANIGLEHISHLSSPDGDTMQRIAAYFTEALADRMLKAWPGLHKALNSTKISSVTDEIVAQKLFFDLCPFLKLSYVITNQAIIEAMEGEKMVHIIDLNSFEPAQWINLLQTLSARPEGPPHLRITGIHEQKEVLEQMALRLTEEAEKLDIPFQFNPIVSKLENLDVESLRVKTGEALAVSSVLQLHLLLATDDEKRNSPTASKTQNSSHLQRVLQNQRTLGEWLEKDSVHLYNASPDSASPSTPPSLAASPKMGSFLNALWGLSPKLMVVTEQESNHNGSTLMERVLEALNFYAALFDCLESTFPRASLERQKLEKMLFGEEIKNIIACEGAERKERHEKLEKWILRLELAGFGRVPLSYHGILQAASLLQNYGYDGYRIKEENGCLIICWHNRPLFSVSAWRFRRYD; translated from the coding sequence ATGGCAGGAATGGTTCAAGACGAGGGATCATCATCTCTAACTTCTTCACCCCTTCAGTTCTTCTCCTGGATGTCACTGTCTCCTGGCTTCGGATCACCGTATCCATGGTTTAGGGAGCTCAAATCTGAAGAGAGGGGGTTGTGTCTGATCCAACTGCTTGTTGCTTGTGCAAACCATGTTGCTGCTGGTAATGTTGACAATGCAAATATCGGTCTTGAGCATATTTCCCACCTTTCTTCTCCAGATGGTGATACCATGCAGCGAATAGCTGCATATTTCACTGAGGCACTAGCTGATCGAATGCTTAAAGCTTGGCCTGGTCTTCACAAAGCCCTCAATTCCACTAAAATATCATCAGTAACCGATGAAATAGTTGCTCAGAAGTTATTCTTTGATCTCTGCCCCTTCTTGAAGCTCTCATATGTGATCACAAATCAGGCAATTATAGAAGCCATGGAAGGAGAGAAGATGGTGCATATTATTGATCTTAATTCTTTTGAGCCTGCCCAATGGATCAACCTCCTTCAGACATTAAGTGCACGCCCAGAAGGCCCACCGCATTTGAGGATCACTGGTATACATGAGCAGAAAGAGGTACTTGAACAAATGGCTCTTCGCTTGACTGAGGAGGCTGAAAAATTGGACATCCCATTCCAGTTTAACCCAATTGTAAGCAAATTGGAGAATCTTGATGTTGAAAGTTTGCGTGTAAAGACCGGAGAAGCTCTTGCAGTCAGCTCTGTTCTTCAGTTGCACTTGCTCTTGGCAACGGATGATGAGAAGAGGAACTCACCAACAGcatcaaaaactcaaaattctaGTCACTTGCAAAGAGTCTTGCAGAACCAACGGACACTAGGTGAGTGGCTTGAGAAAGATTCTGTCCATTTGTACAACGCAAGTCCTGATTCTGCATCACCATCAACCCCACCATCTTTAGCTGCTTCCCCAAAGATGGGCAGCTTTTTAAATGCCCTTTGGGGTTTATCACCGAAGTTGATGGTAGTAACTGAGCAGGAATCCAACCATAATGGTTCTACTTTAATGGAAAGGGTCTTGGAAGCATTGAACTTTTATGCGGCATTGTTTGATTGCTTGGAGTCCACCTTTCCCAGAGCATCACTAGAGCGGCAGAAGCTGGAGAAAATGCTTTTTGGAGAGGAAATAAAGAACATCATAGCATGTGAGGGAGCTGAGAGGAAGGAAAGGCATGAGAAGCTTGAAAAATGGATCCTGCGACTTGAGTTAGCGGGGTTTGGAAGGGTGCCTTTAAGCTACCATGGTATTTTGCAGGCTGCGAGTTTGTTGCAGAACTATGGCTATGATGGCTACAGGATCAAAGAAGAGAATGGATGTCTAATTATTTGCTGGCATAATAGACCCCTCTTTTCTGTTTCTGCCTGGAGGTTTAGGAGGTATGACTGA